The DNA region CAGGCAATCTGTCCTTCACGCTTTGACAACAGGGCATTGTCTCCTTCCATTCATTCaattcatatttatttatttaatatcttGTTAATGTTCAGGTCCTCTGGTTGCATTTTGATTGTTTTTACGGTGCCTGAGCAATTTTAATAACATAAAGGTAAAGATGCTTGGAAGTTTTATTCtaaggcaggaggagagcaaGTCCCCCTGCCCCACATCTCAGTGAGTCTTCACCAGGCTCCAGATATTCAGTCTTTCCTCTGCAAAGCCTTTGTTCACAGTGATCTTGTCACTACTGCTGACACCAAGTAAATGTGTCCTTGACCCTTGCCCTgacccttttcctttcctttcctctcctctgacTATCCTGCTTCTCTCTGTGGATTGTCCTAGGACTTCTTTGCCTCCAGTTCCCCTTGCACTTCGAGGCTGCAATTTTTGATCAATGGAAGGTTTCCAGACAGCCTTGCACCCCCACCCTTCCAGCCTGACATCGCTGAGAGACAAAGTCAAAGAAACCACCAGGAGAAATGAATTAATGtgccccttttctctttttcttttactagTGAAACCAACAATATATTTCTTATGGTGCTTCCTGTCTCAGTGGCATTTTATCTCTTCTAGCCCATTTGTAATTTACTGGATAAGCTTTTTCAGGGTCAggatttctctctttctctccgtttttttttttttttttttttttttttttttttcctactcctGTCCCATTTCCTACCTCgtttccctgtccctccctAGTCCCTGGCCACCACAATAAACCAAAAGACCAGATATTCATCCTGGAGACTTGAAATGGCCACGGTAACTGTTGTAACTTGTCTGTGGTTTAATCACATTAATTTGATAAGATCATCATCGGCAGGATGTCTAATTTATTTGCAAGCGGTAGCCAGGGAGAAGCTTTGACCAAATTAACATGCCGCCGGGACCAGGGGGTGCCGGCTCCATATGGCTCTCTGGATTTTCCTATAAATAACCCTCCTCCAGCCCACTCCCGCGGTTACATCCCTACCAGTATGCCGCAAAGTTCACCAGCGGCGCCGGACTCGAGAGGCGCAGCCCCGGGCTGCAGGAGGCACCAGGGGGCTGGGCTGATTCTCCCGCCTTCGCGCCTCCTCcccgtcctcctcctcctcctcccgtccttctccccctccccctcctcctgctcttcttcctcctccttctccccctcctcctcctcagagcaAGGCAGGGGAAACGCGGGTTTCCACTTGCACCACCAGAGGTGCAACTGGTTCCTCGCTCGTAGGCATCTGAAAGCCGTCCAAATGATGCAGAAACTTTTGCGTGCTTGGCTCCTGTCTTTAAGGCCAGGCACCGATTTTTCCGCTGTGTAATCTCTTTTGTCAGAAGGGTGGGAGCTGGAAAAGGGCAGCGGGGGGGGATGGAAGGGGCGAGAAGGAGGGTGTTGAGGGAAGCAGGCGTTTTCTTTTCACAGAGAGTATATAAGGAACATCCCTAGAGAAATATCTATGCGTGGACATACACTCATCTCTAGGTCTTTACAGAGATAAGAATAAGCGTCAGTTtctgccctcccctgccctccttAAGGGAGACACTCCACTCCGTGGGAACAGGTAGCGTGAACTGCTAACAGTGCAGCAATCCCCTCCCCCCTACCTACCCTCTTCTCTGTGATCATCTAAATTATGAAAAATAGAGAGTGCATTAATCCACGGTTCGACATTGCATAGAGAACACCAGCAAGAGACAAAATCCAGCATAAAACACCCTAGACTGCAGGGGAGGAAGAAACGCATTTAAAGCGACGATAAAAATGGCGTGCAGAATAATTACCTCAAATTGCTATTCGCTTGACACCCTGACACTAATTCTGTTGAAGTCATTGGGAAATACAATAAGGCAAACGAGCCTTCCTCTCCTTCTTGTGcaggtgtgagtgtgtgtgaaaGGGGGTAATAAGAAAGAGGAGGACGGGAGGACGGGAATGCTAAACtttccattttaaaagaaaagaaataaattaaatcatCCATTTAGAAGAACGCATCTAAATAGATCTACAGCTTTTAATGCCAGCGTTTTTAACGCTTGCCCTGTACgtggattgatttttttttttcttcagcattcCCTCAGCAGATGGATTTTTGccactgcagctcagcagagggTGTCAGATCTTTCAGTGTGCACCAGGTTGAAACGAGCAGAGCCTCTTAGCAACTCTCCCTCTGCGTGCATGTGAGTGTGTGCGAGCGTGCGGCTCGGCAGCGGcggaagaaagaggaaagaagagcGAAGCGAGGCGGCGAGCGAGGGAGCCAGGAGGGGAGGCAGCGTTGCCGGCAGGGCGAGGCGAGGCGCGGCGCGGGCGgacgggcgggcgggcgggcggccccggcccgggccCCGCGGCAGCTCCGGCGGCCGGCGGGCATGGGCAGCCGCGCTCCGCAGCAGCGGGGGCAGGCGCGGCGCGGCGCCGGCGGCTCGGCGGGCAGCGCCTAGGCTGGGGCGGGCGCTTTCAGCACCGCGGCGCTGGACAGCgcccggcgggcggcgggcgagGAGCGCGGCTCCGCCGCCGCGCGGCAAGGTCAGTGCGCGCGGAGCCGCCACCGCGCAGCCTCCGCGGCCAGCGCCGCGCGCCCGCCGCGCCTCCCTAGCATGCAGCGGCGGCCGGGGGCCAGCAGCACCGCGCCGGTGAGCCAGCCCGGCCGGCAGACCTCCGCTTAGCTGCCCGGCAGgcggcagggagggagagcgaggagggggaattttttttccttctacttttttttttttttttttttttttcgccTGCCTTGCGGTACGTGCCTGGATAGTTTGTGGATATAATTACTGACTGGAATCTGGGCTGTTGCAGTTGTGCGTgggggggagagaggagaaaagaaagcatccccccccccacccctccgccgaccctccctgctcccccacacacatttttttttcctcccccttcGCTGGTGGTTCGGACATTTAATGTATTGAATGAACTGGAATTGCTTTCCCTGTGAGGACGATGGTTGCTGTTACTTTGTGATGAGATCGGGAATGAATTGCTCGGtttaaaaatgctgctttggATTCTGTTGCTGGAGACGTctctttgttttgctgctggaaACGTTACAGGGGACGTTTGCAAAGAGAAGATCTGTGCCTGCAACGAGGTAGAAGGGGATTTGCACGTAGACTGTGAGAAAAAGGGATTTACCAGCCTGCAACATTTCACCGCCCCAACTTCCCAATTTTACCATTTATTCCTGCATGGCAATTCCCTGACTCGACTTTTCCCTAATGAGTTTGCTAACTTTTACAATGCGGTCAGTTTGCACATGGAAAACAACGGTTTGCATGAGATTGTTCCTGGGGCTTtccttgggctgcagctggTGAAACGCTTGCACATAAACAACAACAAGATCAAATCGTTCAGGAAGCAGACTTTCCTGGGGCTGGACGATCTGGAATACCTCCAGGCAGATTTTAATCTGTTGCGGGATATTGACCCGGGAGCATTTAGGGACTTAAACAAGCTAGAGGTGCTGATTTTAAATGACAATCTCATCAGCACCTTGCCCCCCAACGTGTTTCAGTATGTGCCGATCACCCACCTCGACCTCCGGGGAAACCGTCTTAAAACCTTGCCTTATGAGGAGGTCCTGGAGCAGATCCCAGGCATTGCTGAAATCCTGCTAGAGGATAACCCCTGGGACTGCACTTGCGATCTGCTGTCGTTGAAAGAATGGCTGGAAAACATACCTAAAAACGCTTTGATCGGCAGAGTGATTTGTGAAGCTCCCACTAGGTTGCAGGGCAAAGATTTAAATGAGaccacagagcaggagctgtgtaaAAAGAACAGAGTAGATTCCAGCCTAGCTGCTCCCCCTGCCGAAGAAGAAACCTGCGATCCTGGTCCCATTCCAACCCCCTTTAAAATACATGGCAAAGAAGACCCTGCCACGCCAGGATCTGCTCCAAACGGAGGTACAAAGATTCCTGTCAACTGGCAAATCAAGACCAAACCCACTGCTGCCGTGTCGACAGTGAGTGTGAAGAGCAAACTACCAGCCACCTTTTCCTGCCCGCACATCTGCAGCTGTGATCAGATCCCTGGCTCAGGTTTAAAGGTTAATTGCAATGATAGGAATGTGAGCAGCTTGGTGGATTTGAAGCCCAAGCCCTCCAACGTGCAGGAGCTGTTTCTGAGAGACAACAAAATACACACCATCAGGAAATCCCACTTTCTGGATTACCGAAAACTTAATTTACTCGATCTGGGCAACAACAACATTGCCACCGTTGAGAACAACACCTTCAAGAACCTCTTTGATCTCCGATGGCTCTACATGGATAGCAATTACTTAGACACCCTGTCCCGAGAGAAATTCGCTGGGCTGCAAAACCTGGAGTACCTGAACGTGGAGTTTAATGGGATCCAGATGATCATGCCTGGCACCTTCAATGCGATGCCCAAACTGAGAGTCCTCATCCTCAACAACAACCTGCTGAGGTCTCTCCCAGTAGACGTGTTCGCCGGGGTCTCGCTTTCCAAGCTGAGCATACACAACAATTATTTCATGTACCTCCCGGTGGCGGGGGTGCTGGACCAGCTCACCTCCATCACCCAGATCGACCTGCACGGCAACCCATGGGACTGTACTTGCCCTATCGTGCCTTTCAAACAGTGGGCAGAGATGCTGCGCCCCAAGGTGATTATGAGTGACCTGAGGTGTGAGTCCCCTGAAGATTTCTTCAAGGAGGATTTCGAGTCTCTCTCCAACGATGTGATTTGCCCTCAGTTAAAAATCTCTCCCACATTAACTTCTACTAACAAAAACAGCACCGGGTTGACAGAGACAGGTACTCACTCCAACTCCTACTTGGAGACCAGCCGGGTCTCTATTTCGGTGCTAGTGCCAGGGCTTCTGCTGGTTTTTGTGACCTCTGCCTTCACAGTGGTTGGCATGCTGGTTTTCATCCTGAGGAACAGAAAGCGCTCCAAGAGGAGGGACGCCAACTCCTCTGCATCTGAAATCAACTCCTTGCAGACGGTCTGCGACTCGTCCTACTGGCACAACGGGCCCTACAGCGCCGACGGGGCCCACAGGGTGTACGACTGCGGCTCCCACTCCCTGTCGGACTgaggcggcgggcggggcgggggcggccgccCCCCGGGACCGGCCCTTCATGCGCCGGCCGGGGACAGCTCCGCACCTCCGCTGCTACCTTTTGTGAGAAGCGAAACACACAGACACCCGCACGCCCTTCCTCACGACCCCGATAGCAAGCGCCGAGGCCCGGTGGGCGGCGGGGGGAGCCCGGCGCCGGAGCGCATCCCCGCAGCGCTGCGCAGCCCGGCGCGGTGCGCGCATCCCCCGCCCGTGCGCGGCCGGAGCAGCGACAGACAGACGAGGAACAGCTCCCTTCGGCTCCGGCAGGGCGACACACGGCTCCTGGTTTTGTTGGGCTTTTGTTCAATTGTGTTGGGGTTTGATTTGctcttttgccctcttcccttgTGGACCGACCCCTTTCCAAGAGGCCGGGAAAATGAGGGGAGCAGAGGACTGGTGTTGGCCTCCTCCTGACGGCAAAGCAGGAGTGGAAAGTTGCACGAAGGCATGAATGTAATGTAAATAAATGACTCCGACTCCGAAACAAACAGACaaatggacagaaaaaaaaaaaaaaaaaagtgctgcaTGGCTCGCATGGATACAACGCACCCCAGGGACGCTCCAGCCCCCGACTGGAAGCAGCGTCTAGTTCACACCATCATCCCTCTTACCTGATAAGTCCCTTCGTATCAAACCTTCTATATACAAAATACAGTATAATAAAAAGTGCCATTTcgccagtttttttttttttttttttgtgtgatcAATAGGCAGTAGAGATCGTACTtttactgtggaaaaaaattgtaaagaTTTTATTTAAGACATAGTTGCATGAATATTCtcattggatttttttaaatttttatttttatgtctaGGTGGGAATTACTTTGCTGGGAGAGATTTGCTTTGTTGATAATGGGTTGTGTTTAATTTCTTCAGGGGAGGTGGGGAGGGTaggctttggttttgttttctctctcttctttttcaaTATACATAATCAGTATTGCCTTTCCATCTGAATGTAAAAAATTAGTACCCTTGATTTCTATTATGGTAACAGTGTaaacatacaaaagaaaaatccaaggCAGTTAAGCATGACCAATTAATGTCACTCTAGCGCTTAGGCTGCAAAGTTTAATGGTAGAAAATTCTGTGCTGTTGTAAATCTTACTATAACTTGAGGAAAacagaactgaggaagcaagtgaAACTTACTAATTCTATTCGAGGATTTTATAATGGCATATTTTTTCAGTATTAAAGTGAAAATGTTTTCAACTCCGGGTCCTTACCATTTTTCCAGCATCCAATTCTTGCAAACGGGTTACTTGGGTTTAGGGGACAGAGCCTCCTTtcagtgctctgtgtgtgtgtctctccctccctcccttcctctttCTCATTCATTCACTGGCAGAGGCACAAACACCCTTCCTTCCCCCCTTTCCCAATGTAAATAACACACAGAAGTTTCCTGCCTgcctcctcccctctccctcccctcctcgcctcttcttttttttttttttttttttttttttttttttttttttcctaacgAGGCGGTGAATCCCTTTATTAATACTGTGAATCTCatgctgctgccgctgctgtCACCGCctctgctgcacacactgcagatATATTAGGGATGTTAGTGGGAATTTGCTTTAAGTGCCTCTGCCCAGCTTGGTCTCATTAAGCTGGAGCCGAATTTTCGCGGCCAGAATTCTCGCCCGGAGCAGCTTGCCCGGTGGGGCAGCTGCGGGCGGCCGGGCTCCAGCAGCTGTCGCCAGTGGGAAAAACGAATTAGCCCGCAGAGATTTTCCCGTTCCTGCACTGGGTACCTCCACTCTTTGAtattaaaagctgaaaaaaccACGGCGCAGTGCTGCAGTTGGACTTGAGGCAGCTCGCCTTTGATCCCCTTCCTGTACGGGAAAGTGCCCCTAAACTCAGTCAAACCTGTAAAGGCGAAAGTCTCTGCAAATCACTTGTAACTTACAGCTCAAGTCCCAGTGGAGATATGGAGAATTTCAGTCACGTTGCTCCTGGCTTTCTCCAGGCAGAGAATCCTTTTAAAGAGTAAAACACCGTAAGGGACTTGCTAAACTTCAAATACTGATTTGGTGTGCTTTGTAGAAAATGCCCACCTTTGGGATCTGTGAGGAGAAAACAGACAAGCATACACATTGCAGTAGGTGTGCTCTTAAAAGTGAGGCAGAAGCCTCATTCCAGGTATTCATGAAGAATTAAACATGGAGAATACATAATTCCTCCAGAATCCTTTATCACTGTGGAAAAATCTGCAGTCTCCTAGAAAATACCTTGAAGTTTGGTTGTGGAACTCTGAAAATGGCATGGCCTGCTTAACTACACAAACCATTCCTATTTCAAGGACCCTTCTTTATTCCACCTTGCTGCTTCATTAGACAGATTGTTCTGCCAGGATGCTCTGTGTAAGACAAAGTGATGACAGTAGAGGCACTACTTTGCCATTGTGCAATCCACTGTTGAATAgttagagaagaaaaaacaaatgcacTTACATGTGGGCCAGTAATTCTGTCCTTGGGAGGCCATCAAATTTAGCTTAGAAATAGTCCAAAATTACCTGTTTAGAAACGAGCTAGTGCACCCTTAGAAGACTACCTAAGTCTAGCTGCCTTCTTTGTGATATTGTAGTGATGAAATTGAGTAACTGAGAAAATTGAGAACACATCCCATGctaagaataataataattacattAGAAGCACTGTAATGGAAGTTAAGATAAAGTGcacaataaattaaaatgtcaaATCGCTGACTGAGATCAGACATGCATGCATTTCAGAGAATATAATGCtaaatatgtaattttaatttGTCATCATTGAAAAGTAGCATAAAGTTGGAAATTTGCTCATTTAGCTTCCTAAAAAAGCTAGTTCACTGGCATACCTATGTAGATATGTCAATTCAATTGAAATGTTGAAGACATGTATTTATCAATCTGTTTCTAGGTTGTGGGGAAATGACAAAATGGAATTTTCTATGTCATTTTCTGAGTTTAACATTCACAGGATTCTTTCTTCCATCTTGCAGACACTTGCCCTTAAGACACACAGCTCACCCAACTCTCTGAGATGACGTAATAAGTACCAGGCCTCGAATTACAGTGCTTATCTTATTTACACATCTAACACTTACATGATTATTTTTATCAAACAAAACACTCGacaaaaaagaaacataaaagaaagcaaagggaTAATTGAGAATGTTTTGAAGAGGTGTGGAGttcaaatatattaaatatgttCAGTTGTACTGCATTAACAGCAATAACCAAAACCTAAATGTTTTATTCACTGAGAATGACTGTCATGATATTATTTTAACATTGGAAGTAAGATGTCCATGCTGTGTCAAAATGGGTGTTTTTTCCCTGCTAACTTAAGAATCTTGTAACTTCAAGTGTAGTATATATCACATTAAGTTACTTATTTCTTAATCATCACAGCAAAGGCATTTCTGttctttcagaaagaaagagaTTTATTATTTAGCTAGTTAAAAAGGGTTGTTTgtagtttgtttttgtttctgcaaACACTTCAACTAAGAATAGCTAGAATTTAAACTGTTGCCATAGAAATCCATGCCTTTATACATGGTAGCCTCCTGCATGCCATTGCAGAAGAGTGAACAGAATTCTAGAAGCAACctgaaaaaattttaaattcataCCCAAGGTGATGTGTGTCATTTTGAGAAAAGGTGTGCTGTTGGAACTGCATAGAAATGTGTTATTATGTTGCTTTACtaaatgtattggctgtgtcAGGTTATTTTATAACTTCAATGCAGTTGCATTCAAAATACAGTTTCAGATCTCATTGCAAACTAAGTGATGTAATCTTTGAGGGGGTTTACTGTTCGGTtagagttttgggtttttttcttagtggtttttttatttagttggggtttttttagcaaGAGTGTGGGCAGATGTCATCTGATGTagaagaaaaggctttgtgTACTAGTCTTTACTCAGGTAGAAAAGCTGTGAACTACGCAAAGTGaacatttcacattttttcaAAACTCATTTGGGTGAAAATTAGGGCAGAAAGAGGTTGAAAAATGCTCATCTTTCTCAACAGAATAATTTCTAACTTGCATTATCTATGAAATGATTTTTAGGTCTCACAAATATGAAAGATTCCCAAAGACAAATGACTCTAAGTAAGGTTACAAACTCTTTCACATTGTATTTCTGTCAGTGATTTCTTAAGTAGCAAAAGACAGCAGGAATTTGTTTGAGATTAAATGTAAGACCTTTAAattactctttttcttttctgtgtaaCCTTCTCCAAGGCTTCATCTGGGGGGTCTCTTGGAAAATGATGCACAAGATATAGTCAGATCTTTAACATCTTTACTTTTTCTTATATTTGAAAGTTTGAATCTACATGGCAGTTGTTTTGTTCTGCAccaaaatctgtattttttttaactatttgAATTAGTCAGAGAGATTTTGgctacatttttatttacacaTAATCAAAAATGGGCACTCTTAGATGTTAAAGGACCTCATTAGGTAGATCCTCCTGTATTAGTAAAGTTCCCAGAGACGTATGCAAATAAGATGGGAAGCAGGACAATTTCTGTGGCTGAATGTTATTCAATGTGCTTGTGCAGTCCAAATTTGTGGGACATTTTGTGATTTATGGAACAGAAATTCCCAGGCGTTGGGCAGGACTTTAGAGTATTTGACTACTGCACACATGccttttttttgtatttgaaaagAAGTCAGAGGGTGAAGAATTAATAGGTTATGTTGGTAAGATATGGTTGTCCTAATAACATGTAGATATTTCTGTTATCTGTGTAAAATTATCAATCTGTTTAAACTGTATTAGAAGTATGGATGCCACCAATCAAAATCACAAGAATCATTTTATCTTACTCCGTTTTCCCCAGAGCAATATCAGCCCTGGAGGAAATGGGGACAAAAAATGTCGCAaatgtattatattaaattacattaattatGATTATGTTTAACAACAGTACCTCAATGGGTTAATATGTAACAGAAGTTGATATTTAACATAATATCTGTGAGTTTCAGAAACATTTATAATTGTACCTTTTTGGGTTAAGAAATATAAATGAGGTCCCTCAGTGTTACTTCTCCAAGATTAATTGCCAGGTCAATGAACATATTGTCATGCTGAATGATTCCATTTACTAGTTAAAATTTCTGAATCAATTTTTGTGAATACTTCCTATATACATTCTTCAGTCATGTGAGAGAGGGGCAAAGTCACCAGAAAGTCCCCTGGAAGGAATTAGTTTCTTGCATCATACACTTGAAGattaaaattgaaaattcaTGGCAAAGAATGGACAGAAAAAGCCCATTGTAGAATACACTTGGTTGAATCTAGGTGAATGACTGCTTAAACTACCATTATTTATTGGTATAAGTGGCACAAAGTGCCCTGGGCAGAAAGCACTGGCTCCACGGAAACATTGGTACCATCAGAATTCCTCAATACTTCTCCTCTTCTGTTAGGTAGTCAGATTGATTCCCTTCAGCTACTTTCCAGCTAAGCCACTGGAACAAATTCTCTTAGCTACTAATGACTTTTGATGATGTCATGAGCATTCAGACAGACCCCTCAAGCTTTGGTCTCAAAGCATGTCTAACCATGGGTTGTCATATTTGGTTTGTGTtactttatttcatttctgaatCAACTGCATCTCTTGCAAGTAGGATTTAAGCAAACAGGACACACTAAAATGTGActtgaggaaaacaaaagaatgtGAAGATAACGGTTCTTTTTACTTTAAATGAGGATTCAAATAGTAAAGATGGGCTGGTAAAATATAGAATTCTATGAAGAAATTAAGAAACAGTATAATCTggtggaaaaaaattaggaatatAGCTCATTTTCTGGATTACTATCTGGCCTGGAATTAGGCGGTATATTTCTCACCTAGTTTGATGGGCTTGAATGAGTTGCCCTAACAGTCAGTAGTGCCCTAAGAGGTGTCCTGGAGTATCTGAAGTGTGTGCATGAGACTAATAGTCACAAAAAATGAACTAGGGCACACTAGAATATTTCTGGAGGGGCACCTGGACTCTAGGATACATTGAAATAGTAGTAGACACCTGCGTGGGAACAACTGAATTGAATTCTTGATCTACCCAGGGAGCCTGGTGGATTGGCTCACTTGGTACCCATAAGTAATTTGAAATATCTTGATTCAAATAGGTAATTTGAAACATCTTGGTGTCTGATGTGCTGACAGAAAAGACTCAAGGCTTGTAGGACATATGATCAGCTGGGGCCCAGCAAGGTACTTTAAGACACCACAAAGACACTGCGTGTCTATGGACAAGCAGAGAAGTAGCTCAATGAGCTAAAGGTAGCTCAGTGACATACACCTGTGTTGCAGGTAATGAAATGCATTTGAGAATTAAACCAAAGCCTTGAAACTACATTAAATAGATTATATCAGACATGGTTTGCTGAGACATTACAATTTTTAAAGGGTGGCCATTATTTTTTAGAGGTTATCGCTAGATAACATGAGAGGGATACATGCGTACTTCCTACTCTTTCCATCCATTTTTCTaacttgtattttatttttgtctttctaaaTTACTGGCTCTTTGACTTTGGGATTGCATCCTAATAGTTGCTTTTGGATGGGACATCTATTTTAGTCAGTGCCATTACAAATTGTTATAGTATGTAGTAGCTATAATAGTAACCTCTTAAAGTAATATAGGGCTCAAGAAGCAAAAGTataacagcaacaacaacacaaaaatcCTGACAGTTATTGCTGATAccataataataaataacagGTTCTTCGGTCAAGCTTGAAATACAAATGAGGAATACAGTACTCCAGGGTTATAGTCATTATTGAAGTCATTAAACTCATCACAATGAAAGATAAATGCTACAAATGGATGAGAAAATGCAGTGGaaagtgtttcagaaaaaaaaaagaaagtctgGTTTATGAAAATAGAATGCAAAACTGTTAAGTGGATTGTCACAGGAGgcttgaaaagggaaaaatataatttaattatgGACACACGGCAACAACTTATTCACATGAGAGATCTTTAAGGGCAGACAGATGGTAGGAAAGTTTTAAGTGCAGGATGTAGAATA from Melospiza georgiana isolate bMelGeo1 chromosome 2, bMelGeo1.pri, whole genome shotgun sequence includes:
- the SLITRK1 gene encoding SLIT and NTRK-like protein 1; translated protein: MLLWILLLETSLCFAAGNVTGDVCKEKICACNEVEGDLHVDCEKKGFTSLQHFTAPTSQFYHLFLHGNSLTRLFPNEFANFYNAVSLHMENNGLHEIVPGAFLGLQLVKRLHINNNKIKSFRKQTFLGLDDLEYLQADFNLLRDIDPGAFRDLNKLEVLILNDNLISTLPPNVFQYVPITHLDLRGNRLKTLPYEEVLEQIPGIAEILLEDNPWDCTCDLLSLKEWLENIPKNALIGRVICEAPTRLQGKDLNETTEQELCKKNRVDSSLAAPPAEEETCDPGPIPTPFKIHGKEDPATPGSAPNGGTKIPVNWQIKTKPTAAVSTVSVKSKLPATFSCPHICSCDQIPGSGLKVNCNDRNVSSLVDLKPKPSNVQELFLRDNKIHTIRKSHFLDYRKLNLLDLGNNNIATVENNTFKNLFDLRWLYMDSNYLDTLSREKFAGLQNLEYLNVEFNGIQMIMPGTFNAMPKLRVLILNNNLLRSLPVDVFAGVSLSKLSIHNNYFMYLPVAGVLDQLTSITQIDLHGNPWDCTCPIVPFKQWAEMLRPKVIMSDLRCESPEDFFKEDFESLSNDVICPQLKISPTLTSTNKNSTGLTETGTHSNSYLETSRVSISVLVPGLLLVFVTSAFTVVGMLVFILRNRKRSKRRDANSSASEINSLQTVCDSSYWHNGPYSADGAHRVYDCGSHSLSD